Proteins found in one uncultured Desulfuromonas sp. genomic segment:
- a CDS encoding FprA family A-type flavoprotein produces the protein MNAVQISDGIYCLPVNLESYQLFEGMWPMPNGISINSYVVKGEKTALIDLIEDIDDKPADFQSELQSIDLTPKSFDYLIINHMEPDHTSWIPTLIKENPAIEIYLTKKAAAVLNSFFSITEHTHIIKDGDTLDLGGGKVLQFFETPNIHWPETMMTFEQSSGTLFSCDAFGAYGTVKDVYFDDQLTNEQHEFFHQEALRYYANIVASFSTFVTKGIARLEDLDVKVIAPSHGIIWRENPKAIIDSYLRFASYMNGPAEEEITLIWASMYGNTAKLVDSIIKGVESEGVPLHVHRVPDEHVGIILASAWKSSGLILGMPTYEYEMFPPMSWALDMFRRKKIQNKKVLRFGSAGWSGGAQRELDRITEKNKWEFMEPIEWFGAAGPEEHELAVQRAAELARMIKQG, from the coding sequence ATGAACGCCGTTCAAATCAGCGACGGAATCTACTGCTTACCCGTCAACCTTGAAAGCTATCAATTGTTTGAAGGCATGTGGCCGATGCCCAACGGCATCTCCATCAACAGTTACGTCGTTAAAGGGGAAAAAACCGCCCTCATCGACCTGATTGAAGATATCGACGATAAACCGGCCGATTTTCAATCCGAGCTGCAATCCATTGATCTGACACCAAAAAGCTTTGATTACCTGATCATCAATCACATGGAACCGGACCACACCAGCTGGATTCCAACCTTGATCAAAGAAAACCCCGCTATCGAAATCTATTTGACCAAGAAAGCGGCAGCGGTGCTCAACTCATTCTTTTCGATCACTGAGCATACCCATATCATCAAGGATGGTGACACGCTCGATCTTGGCGGCGGCAAGGTGCTGCAATTTTTTGAAACGCCCAACATCCACTGGCCGGAAACCATGATGACCTTTGAGCAGAGCAGCGGCACCCTGTTTTCCTGCGATGCGTTCGGGGCTTATGGCACGGTCAAAGACGTTTATTTCGACGATCAGCTCACCAACGAGCAACATGAGTTCTTCCATCAGGAGGCACTGCGCTACTACGCCAACATTGTCGCCAGCTTTTCCACCTTCGTCACCAAAGGCATTGCCCGTCTTGAAGATCTTGATGTCAAGGTGATCGCGCCGTCCCACGGCATCATCTGGCGGGAAAACCCCAAAGCGATCATCGACTCGTATCTGCGCTTTGCCAGCTACATGAACGGCCCAGCCGAAGAAGAGATTACCCTGATCTGGGCCAGCATGTACGGCAACACCGCCAAACTGGTGGACAGCATCATCAAAGGCGTAGAGAGCGAAGGCGTGCCCCTGCACGTACATCGCGTCCCGGATGAGCACGTCGGCATTATCCTCGCTTCAGCATGGAAATCATCCGGCCTGATCCTCGGCATGCCGACCTATGAATACGAAATGTTCCCACCCATGTCGTGGGCGCTGGATATGTTCCGCCGCAAAAAGATTCAGAACAAAAAGGTCCTACGCTTCGGTTCTGCAGGCTGGTCCGGTGGAGCGCAACGCGAGCTGGATCGCATCACGGAAAAGAACAAATGGGAGTTCATGGAGCCCATCGAATGGTTCGGTGCTGCCGGGCCGGAAGAACATGAACTGGCCGTGCAACGCGCTGCAGAGCTGGCGCGGATGATCAAACAAGGCTGA